The Oryzias latipes chromosome 1, ASM223467v1 genome contains a region encoding:
- the ten1 gene encoding CST complex subunit TEN1 isoform X2, which produces MTMLPPHAVFHFPWELNCLGEGKSVRTFGRLSCYEADTSRATLSCQHASKEHHVFVRTSFVEPFNPIIGAQYLVLGETETYEESHRGAKELLQRERAHRRWRGTTCRSNLIRIFTPPVTQTAL; this is translated from the exons atgacgATGCTTCCACCGCATGCAGTCTTTCACTTTCCGTGGGAGTTAAACTGTCTTGGAGAAGGAAAATCAGTCCGGACGTTTGGAAG ACTCAGCTGTTATGAAGCCGACACGTCTAGAGCCACTCTCTCATGTCAGCATGCTTCTAAAGAGCACCATGTGTTTGTCCGCACCTCGTTTGTGGAACCTTTTAACCCAATAATTGGAGCACAGTATCTGGTTTTGGGTGAAACTGAGACTTATGAAG AAAGCCATCGAGGGGCAAAGGAGCTTCTTCAGAGAGAGAGAGCACACAGACGGTGGCGTGGCACAACCTGCAGAAGCAATCTGATCAGGATCTTCACTCCCCCAGTTACCCAGACTGCTCTTTGA
- the ten1 gene encoding CST complex subunit TEN1 isoform X1: MTMLPPHAVFHFPWELNCLGEGKSVRTFGRLSCYEADTSRATLSCQHASKEHHVFVRTSFVEPFNPIIGAQYLVLGETETYEGFGVMICARVLSCVDGVNIALLQKAIEGQRSFFREREHTDGGVAQPAEAI, from the exons atgacgATGCTTCCACCGCATGCAGTCTTTCACTTTCCGTGGGAGTTAAACTGTCTTGGAGAAGGAAAATCAGTCCGGACGTTTGGAAG ACTCAGCTGTTATGAAGCCGACACGTCTAGAGCCACTCTCTCATGTCAGCATGCTTCTAAAGAGCACCATGTGTTTGTCCGCACCTCGTTTGTGGAACCTTTTAACCCAATAATTGGAGCACAGTATCTGGTTTTGGGTGAAACTGAGACTTATGAAG GGTTTGGGGTGATGATCTGTGCTCGCGTGCTGAGCTGTGTTGACGGTGTAAACATTGCCCTTCTGCAGAAAGCCATCGAGGGGCAAAGGAGCTTCTTCAGAGAGAGAGAGCACACAGACGGTGGCGTGGCACAACCTGCAGAAGCAATCTGA